In Lacrimispora indolis DSM 755, a genomic segment contains:
- a CDS encoding flavodoxin: MDNTLIVYYSLFHNTENLALEIALQTGGTLRELIPEKNYSFDYNTAAKEVRNQISLGYTPKLISGYEEINDYKTIFIGTPNWFKTVAPPVLSFLRQHDFTGKIVIPFCTHGGGGFGQIEKDIMKECSKSVILPGIAVNGAAAQEDVINWLETIGYES, encoded by the coding sequence ATGGATAATACGTTGATTGTATATTATTCACTTTTTCATAACACAGAGAATTTGGCATTAGAAATAGCATTGCAGACTGGCGGCACTTTAAGAGAGTTAATTCCTGAAAAGAATTATTCCTTTGACTATAATACAGCTGCTAAAGAAGTGAGAAATCAAATTTCTTTAGGATACACTCCTAAGCTAATATCTGGATATGAGGAAATAAATGATTATAAAACAATATTTATAGGAACACCTAACTGGTTTAAGACAGTAGCGCCGCCAGTGTTGAGCTTCCTCAGGCAGCATGATTTTACAGGCAAAATTGTAATTCCCTTTTGCACTCATGGAGGCGGTGGGTTTGGACAGATTGAAAAAGATATAATGAAAGAATGCTCAAAGTCTGTAATCTTACCTGGCATTGCTGTAAACGGTGCTGCTGCACAGGAAGACGTCATAAATTGGCTTGAAACAATTGGTTATGAATCATAA
- a CDS encoding MFS transporter, which yields MNTAQKIKTLRKHPLIELLKQNKGNPRTLIFIEPLWGIPYNLIAPFATLYMYTQGITDVQIGLMLSVAMFVQVFFSFIGGIITDKFGRKFTTMMGDFFGWSVACMIWAVSGNFWLFLIAVLFNSFEQINQTAWFCLLIEDADSKDLLGIYTWVNIGGLVAIFFAPISGLLINSFTVVPVVRVLYFVFALNMLIKVIVTFRHCEETRQGKIRMAETKDTPVLQMLYEYKDLIPKVVKNKEIMKVLIVSVILHITNLVNTNFFSLYVTQRLGIADRYLAFFPILNAAVMLIFMIGIQHRLESVKFRIPMWIGLILYAACSILLILAPVGSMSLIIIYVFVAAVASALVVPRKDALLQLNINPKERARINALIMSFTIAFASPFGYFAGWLSSIDRRLPFVFTFTIFIVAIVIVGNIRDPEFAKEQEHREADDPAACGISD from the coding sequence GTGAATACAGCACAAAAAATAAAAACTCTGCGGAAGCATCCGCTAATTGAATTATTGAAACAGAATAAAGGAAATCCAAGAACTCTAATTTTTATAGAGCCTCTCTGGGGGATTCCGTATAACTTAATCGCACCTTTTGCCACACTGTATATGTACACACAGGGAATCACGGACGTTCAAATCGGGCTGATGCTGTCGGTTGCCATGTTTGTTCAGGTGTTTTTTTCCTTCATTGGCGGTATCATCACAGATAAGTTTGGGCGAAAATTTACAACCATGATGGGTGATTTCTTTGGCTGGAGTGTTGCTTGCATGATATGGGCCGTATCGGGAAACTTCTGGCTCTTCTTAATTGCAGTTTTATTTAACAGTTTTGAGCAGATTAACCAGACGGCATGGTTTTGTTTATTGATTGAAGATGCCGATTCCAAGGATTTATTAGGAATATATACCTGGGTCAACATAGGCGGTCTGGTTGCAATCTTTTTTGCGCCAATTTCAGGGTTGTTAATAAATTCCTTTACCGTGGTTCCGGTTGTTCGTGTCTTATATTTTGTTTTCGCTTTGAATATGCTGATTAAAGTGATTGTTACTTTTCGGCATTGTGAAGAAACCCGGCAGGGAAAGATTCGTATGGCTGAGACGAAAGATACCCCTGTTTTACAGATGTTATACGAATACAAGGATCTGATACCCAAAGTAGTAAAGAATAAAGAGATTATGAAAGTGCTGATTGTCTCTGTGATATTACATATAACGAATCTTGTCAATACCAACTTCTTCAGCTTGTATGTAACACAAAGATTAGGCATTGCAGATCGTTATCTGGCTTTTTTCCCTATTTTAAATGCTGCTGTGATGTTGATTTTCATGATTGGAATACAGCACCGCCTGGAATCGGTGAAATTCCGGATACCCATGTGGATCGGTTTAATATTGTACGCCGCGTGCTCGATTCTTCTGATATTGGCTCCGGTCGGAAGTATGTCCCTTATTATCATTTATGTTTTTGTTGCGGCAGTAGCCAGTGCTCTTGTAGTGCCTCGTAAAGATGCCTTGCTCCAGCTAAACATTAACCCAAAGGAGCGTGCCCGTATTAATGCTTTGATTATGTCCTTTACCATTGCTTTTGCCTCACCGTTTGGCTACTTTGCCGGCTGGTTATCAAGCATTGACCGCCGCTTGCCATTTGTGTTCACATTTACTATTTTCATCGTAGCAATTGTTATCGTTGGCAATATCCGTGATCCCGAATTCGCTAAAGAACAAGAGCATAGGGAAGCGGATGATCCCGCGGCCTGTGGTATCAGTGATTAA
- a CDS encoding YaiI/YqxD family protein has translation MKIYVDADACPVVKIVEKVAAGNKIEVCLLCDTNHVLQSAYSDIKIVGAGADAVDFALVNLCRSGDIVVTQDYGVAAMVLGKAAYAIHQSGRWYTNDNIDQLLMERHMAKVARRAKSKNHLSGPRKRTMEDDKYFEESFRKLIAHAVEK, from the coding sequence ATGAAGATTTATGTGGATGCAGATGCCTGTCCGGTAGTTAAAATTGTGGAAAAAGTAGCAGCAGGAAATAAGATAGAAGTATGTCTGCTATGTGATACAAATCATGTGTTACAGTCTGCTTACAGTGACATAAAGATTGTCGGTGCAGGAGCGGATGCAGTAGATTTTGCCTTGGTAAACTTATGCAGATCTGGTGATATTGTGGTGACACAGGATTATGGTGTGGCAGCAATGGTACTGGGAAAGGCTGCCTATGCGATTCATCAATCTGGAAGATGGTATACCAATGACAACATAGATCAGCTTCTCATGGAACGGCATATGGCAAAAGTAGCAAGAAGAGCAAAATCTAAAAATCATCTAAGCGGACCAAGAAAGAGAACTATGGAAGATGATAAGTATTTTGAAGAGTCGTTCCGGAAATTAATTGCTCATGCTGTAGAAAAATAA
- a CDS encoding acyclic terpene utilization AtuA family protein, whose amino-acid sequence MKKEIKILAPCGILGYGYPKSSFLKGMSYKPDAIVVDAGSTDAGPHKLGAGVAIVSEKACKKDLEIMITEGAKAKIPVIIGSAGGSGGRVHVEWTWNIIKEILKEQALESQKVAIIWADIPKEAVREKLHHGKVQPLGLSVKKLTEERLELTNGIVAQMGHEPIAKALESKADIIICGRAYDPSPFAAVAVYHGFPLSYGYHAGKILECAALCAVPGTTKDCMLGTITEEGFMITPLSDERICTPLSVAAHTFYEKDHPYILHGPGITLDLEDCEFKQVDEKSVFVTGSRIEKSTPYCIKLEGAMKVAYRTFVVAGVRDSLMISRLEEIERLAEEQVRTYYSDIPEEDYTIHFINYGMNGVMGELEPSKELPHEVGIVFEVIAKSQELANAVCGSLRSGLLHYGYAGRKSTAGNLAFPFAPSDIPFGAVYEFSVYHLMEVEDSCQMFPIEYPDM is encoded by the coding sequence ATGAAGAAAGAAATAAAAATACTGGCGCCATGCGGAATACTGGGTTATGGATATCCCAAGTCCTCTTTTCTGAAAGGAATGTCTTATAAACCGGATGCAATTGTTGTGGATGCGGGAAGTACTGATGCAGGACCCCATAAATTAGGTGCCGGAGTGGCAATTGTAAGTGAAAAGGCCTGTAAAAAAGACTTGGAAATCATGATTACGGAAGGTGCAAAAGCTAAGATTCCGGTAATAATCGGGTCAGCCGGAGGAAGCGGGGGAAGAGTTCATGTGGAATGGACCTGGAATATTATAAAAGAAATTCTTAAGGAACAGGCTTTGGAATCACAAAAGGTAGCAATCATATGGGCGGATATTCCTAAGGAAGCGGTAAGAGAAAAATTACATCATGGCAAAGTGCAGCCCTTAGGTCTTTCTGTAAAAAAATTGACGGAAGAACGGTTGGAACTGACCAATGGGATTGTGGCTCAGATGGGGCATGAACCCATTGCTAAAGCATTAGAATCCAAAGCTGATATAATAATCTGCGGAAGAGCTTATGACCCATCTCCCTTTGCGGCGGTAGCCGTGTATCACGGATTTCCCTTAAGCTATGGATATCATGCCGGCAAGATTCTTGAGTGTGCAGCCCTTTGTGCCGTACCGGGAACTACGAAAGATTGTATGCTTGGAACAATAACAGAGGAAGGATTTATGATCACACCGTTATCTGATGAAAGAATTTGCACTCCTCTTTCTGTGGCAGCACACACATTTTATGAAAAAGATCATCCCTATATCCTCCACGGTCCGGGGATTACCCTTGATTTAGAAGATTGTGAATTTAAGCAGGTTGATGAAAAGAGCGTATTTGTAACCGGAAGCAGGATCGAAAAATCTACTCCTTATTGTATTAAATTAGAGGGAGCCATGAAGGTCGCCTACAGAACCTTTGTGGTAGCTGGGGTAAGGGATTCTCTTATGATATCACGGTTAGAGGAAATAGAGAGACTCGCAGAAGAACAAGTTAGAACTTATTATTCGGATATACCGGAAGAAGATTATACCATTCACTTTATTAATTATGGAATGAATGGTGTAATGGGAGAGTTGGAGCCTTCAAAAGAATTACCTCATGAAGTGGGAATTGTTTTTGAGGTAATTGCAAAATCCCAGGAACTTGCCAATGCAGTGTGCGGTTCGCTCCGATCCGGTTTACTTCATTATGGTTATGCCGGAAGAAAATCAACTGCCGGAAATCTGGCTTTTCCGTTCGCGCCAAGTGATATTCCATTTGGTGCAGTATATGAATTTTCTGTTTATCACTTAATGGAAGTAGAAGATAGTTGTCAGATGTTTCCCATTGAATACCCTGATATGTAA
- a CDS encoding DUF4387 domain-containing protein: MAECSLYDCAKVIRSKNSGPFEITLDVLFDDPVIYQKIKNSNIINKTTICNLYRLTEDKITQIVFYDKALGFKITFARKISSGTCYDTDVYGAQQHAPLSELIVSI, from the coding sequence ATGGCGGAATGCAGTTTATACGATTGTGCAAAAGTAATACGTTCAAAAAACAGTGGACCCTTTGAGATTACGCTGGATGTGCTTTTTGATGATCCGGTAATATATCAAAAAATAAAAAACAGTAATATTATTAATAAAACTACGATTTGCAATCTATACCGGTTGACAGAGGATAAGATTACACAAATTGTATTTTATGATAAGGCGTTGGGGTTTAAAATTACATTTGCGAGAAAAATATCATCAGGTACTTGTTATGATACCGATGTTTATGGGGCACAACAACATGCACCTTTAAGTGAATTAATCGTCAGCATTTAG
- a CDS encoding ABC transporter permease, whose product MAKREAGGGQSKLKRIWRDRVLYLTLLPTLLYFFVFHVIPIIGMKLAFYDYRIKGDNVFVGFTYFKKLFSTPVFLQILENTLIISGMKIFLFFPMPIIFAIMLNEFKAGPFRKSVQVISYLPHFLSWVVIAGIWFEFLSPSTGILNSILTGLGFEKVNLLTSKGSIRWVLLASESWRSIGWDSIVYLTAIMGIDPTLYEAARIDGANRFQIVGSIVLPALAVTMVTVLILNIGFFMNAGLDQVLNFTNAAVNSKIDIIDTYVYRIGLQNSQYSLATAANLFKGVIGTLLIVSTHLFSKKLTGKGAW is encoded by the coding sequence ATGGCAAAACGAGAAGCAGGAGGGGGACAATCAAAGTTAAAGCGCATCTGGCGGGACAGGGTTTTATATCTTACCTTACTGCCCACTTTACTATATTTTTTTGTATTCCATGTGATTCCGATCATTGGTATGAAATTGGCCTTTTATGATTACCGAATCAAGGGTGACAATGTATTTGTAGGATTTACATATTTTAAAAAGTTATTTTCAACTCCGGTATTTTTACAGATACTGGAAAACACTTTGATTATCAGTGGGATGAAGATATTCCTGTTTTTCCCTATGCCTATTATTTTCGCTATTATGTTAAATGAATTTAAAGCAGGTCCTTTTCGAAAGAGTGTACAGGTGATTTCTTATCTGCCTCATTTCCTTTCCTGGGTTGTAATCGCGGGAATATGGTTTGAGTTTTTATCCCCATCTACCGGGATTTTAAACAGCATTTTGACTGGTCTTGGTTTTGAAAAAGTAAATTTGTTAACAAGCAAAGGTTCAATCAGATGGGTTCTGCTGGCATCAGAATCCTGGAGATCCATTGGGTGGGATTCCATTGTATATTTAACGGCAATTATGGGGATAGACCCCACTCTATATGAAGCTGCAAGAATAGATGGGGCCAACCGTTTTCAGATTGTTGGAAGCATCGTACTGCCGGCTTTGGCTGTAACAATGGTCACGGTTTTAATTCTGAATATCGGTTTCTTTATGAATGCAGGTCTGGATCAGGTGCTGAACTTTACCAATGCTGCGGTCAATTCTAAGATCGATATCATAGACACCTATGTTTACCGGATCGGTCTGCAGAATTCCCAGTATTCCTTGGCAACAGCAGCGAACTTATTTAAAGGTGTAATAGGTACGCTCTTAATTGTTTCTACCCATCTGTTTTCCAAAAAGCTGACCGGTAAGGGGGCATGGTAG
- a CDS encoding carbohydrate ABC transporter permease, translating to MKRRKKISIGKLLCGFIMMLLALCMLVPLLNILARSLSQPDLVHGLKGYDILPKGFSTVNYQVILGQPIVIRSILNSLFITAAGVFLNITLTSSAAYVLTRPGLVGKKVFMYFFIIMMIFEPGIVQEYFLMKNIHLLDNLFSMVIYRSVNVYYLIILMRFMEEVPASIQDAARIDGAGHYNILFKIMIPLCRIPLITVGMFYAVFRWNEFFKSSIFLTSKNHTVLQVLLRQFVVNSDSQVIVGASNILANNNIAQLDNASLKAATIVVAVVPILLLYPIILKYYTSGVMSGGVKE from the coding sequence ATGAAAAGAAGAAAGAAAATATCAATTGGCAAACTTCTGTGCGGCTTTATTATGATGCTTTTAGCTTTATGTATGTTAGTTCCATTATTGAATATACTGGCAAGATCTCTTTCACAACCGGATTTGGTTCATGGCCTGAAAGGATATGATATTCTGCCCAAGGGATTTTCTACGGTGAATTATCAGGTCATTCTAGGACAGCCTATTGTAATCAGAAGCATACTGAACTCATTATTTATTACGGCTGCAGGTGTGTTTTTAAATATAACATTGACTTCCAGTGCGGCCTATGTATTAACAAGGCCGGGACTGGTTGGCAAAAAGGTCTTTATGTATTTCTTTATTATTATGATGATATTTGAACCGGGAATTGTACAGGAATATTTTTTGATGAAGAATATTCATTTATTGGATAACCTGTTTTCCATGGTTATTTACAGAAGCGTAAACGTTTATTACCTGATCATATTAATGAGATTTATGGAAGAGGTGCCGGCTTCCATTCAAGATGCTGCAAGAATTGATGGAGCCGGGCATTATAACATCTTATTTAAGATCATGATTCCTTTATGCAGAATCCCATTGATCACGGTAGGAATGTTTTATGCGGTGTTCCGCTGGAATGAATTTTTTAAATCAAGTATCTTTTTAACCAGCAAAAATCACACTGTTTTACAGGTGCTTTTAAGACAATTTGTAGTTAATTCAGATTCCCAGGTAATTGTGGGAGCATCCAATATTTTAGCTAATAATAATATTGCACAGCTGGATAACGCTTCCTTAAAAGCTGCAACCATTGTAGTGGCTGTTGTACCAATTTTATTACTATATCCAATTATTCTTAAATACTATACCAGCGGTGTTATGTCAGGAGGTGTAAAAGAGTAG
- a CDS encoding extracellular solute-binding protein, with translation MSADDEVSVRFLEAVSSGVSKELGREVHIELAPISDGTYSESMSLLLQSGEIPDLMYFQGGDYQFAITQGILEDLTQYVNDSTNIKALMQPYNKERLANYPYLIWLSPDRIKVPVVRQDWFDAAKSSKTLLDDPTADNYKAFFQELKENNNLKAAFTVPGDITELDTVFNLAFGVKATWIKEGDKYVYSKVTNAEKEKLAFYAELYKEGLLDNEWLTKKWDTKESAFYNGEVGVVSGTQGSVINIYNNKMVTQNGENAKLVILPPAKGAAQGYTPGDVSKESRGWAISKYSENKDVAFAVLEYMAGQEGQLLDKLGYEGEEYNIENNEIVLTDKISEWWPRFHESIANFDAPISDKTPYFSEAALKSLDMVNTYSSFDNGFVIPDEYATNWDASQALYIEFAADVISGNRSIDEFDQFVADWNALGGAEITEYANTILK, from the coding sequence TTGTCAGCAGATGATGAAGTTTCCGTAAGATTTCTGGAGGCAGTAAGCAGCGGTGTTTCAAAAGAGCTTGGCCGGGAAGTACATATTGAACTGGCTCCGATCTCTGATGGAACTTACTCTGAAAGTATGAGCCTGCTGCTTCAAAGCGGCGAGATTCCGGATCTGATGTATTTCCAGGGCGGTGATTATCAATTTGCCATTACCCAGGGAATTTTGGAAGACTTGACCCAATATGTCAATGATTCAACGAATATTAAAGCATTAATGCAGCCATATAACAAGGAAAGGTTAGCCAACTATCCATATCTTATATGGTTGTCACCGGATAGAATAAAGGTTCCGGTTGTGAGACAAGACTGGTTTGATGCGGCAAAATCAAGTAAAACACTTTTGGATGACCCAACTGCAGATAATTATAAAGCATTCTTTCAGGAATTAAAGGAGAACAACAATCTAAAAGCTGCATTTACCGTTCCTGGAGATATAACAGAGCTGGATACTGTATTTAATCTGGCCTTTGGGGTTAAGGCAACCTGGATAAAAGAAGGTGATAAATATGTTTACAGTAAAGTTACAAATGCAGAAAAAGAAAAATTGGCTTTTTATGCAGAGCTTTATAAAGAGGGCTTGTTGGATAATGAATGGTTAACAAAAAAATGGGATACAAAAGAAAGTGCCTTTTACAATGGCGAAGTTGGAGTTGTAAGCGGAACCCAGGGCAGTGTGATTAATATTTACAATAATAAGATGGTTACACAAAATGGTGAAAATGCGAAATTAGTTATTCTTCCCCCGGCAAAGGGTGCAGCACAAGGATATACTCCAGGAGATGTCAGCAAGGAATCCCGCGGTTGGGCAATCAGCAAATATTCTGAAAATAAGGATGTTGCTTTTGCAGTCTTAGAGTATATGGCTGGTCAGGAAGGTCAGCTTCTTGATAAATTGGGCTACGAAGGTGAAGAATACAATATAGAGAACAATGAAATTGTATTAACCGATAAAATATCAGAATGGTGGCCTCGTTTCCATGAATCAATTGCAAATTTTGATGCGCCTATATCAGATAAGACTCCGTATTTCAGCGAAGCAGCCCTTAAATCTTTAGACATGGTCAATACCTATTCCTCTTTTGACAATGGATTTGTTATACCGGATGAATATGCAACAAACTGGGATGCAAGTCAGGCACTTTACATAGAATTTGCCGCGGATGTAATAAGCGGTAACCGTTCCATTGATGAATTTGATCAATTTGTTGCAGATTGGAATGCATTAGGCGGAGCGGAAATTACGGAATACGCGAACACAATATTGAAATAA
- a CDS encoding ADP-ribosylglycohydrolase family protein: MMLTREYLIQNKEAALDKAIGSLCGLAIGDSFGDAARSPENQRDYGITTDFNKGSSWSTDDTEFALLTAETIIEAGGDFTSEDVVTMWLRHVATEDELKRGGVSEVEACNNLRRGMRPPESGRFNAYYLSDGAAMRSGPIGILCAGDPERAARLAEIDASVSHHMDGVWGAQAVAVAVSLAMVDASMDEILDSVLKTAPKGSWFRETLLRAFQIVDDANGDIADAWMPLHYELFSTHRSTVAEALPEVFGCLKLEHGSFKSGLILAGNFGRDADTIGAVAGAVLGAKYGAKGIPEKWLQKTRYPSGTCLGFTKGIDIFDRAARLAALIK, from the coding sequence ATGATGTTAACAAGAGAATATCTGATTCAAAATAAAGAAGCTGCGCTGGATAAAGCAATCGGTTCACTCTGTGGCTTAGCGATCGGTGACTCCTTCGGTGATGCCGCAAGAAGCCCGGAAAACCAGAGAGATTACGGAATCACTACGGACTTTAATAAAGGCTCTTCCTGGAGTACGGATGATACGGAATTTGCCCTTTTGACGGCAGAAACCATAATTGAGGCCGGTGGTGATTTTACTTCAGAAGATGTAGTAACGATGTGGTTAAGACATGTGGCAACAGAAGATGAGCTGAAACGCGGCGGTGTCAGCGAAGTGGAAGCATGCAATAATCTGCGGAGAGGCATGCGTCCGCCGGAATCAGGAAGATTCAATGCTTACTATTTAAGCGATGGAGCTGCTATGAGAAGCGGCCCAATCGGTATCCTATGTGCAGGTGATCCGGAAAGAGCGGCCAGACTGGCGGAAATTGATGCCAGCGTAAGCCATCATATGGATGGCGTCTGGGGAGCACAGGCCGTTGCCGTTGCAGTATCCCTGGCAATGGTGGATGCTTCCATGGACGAAATATTAGACTCTGTTTTAAAAACAGCACCAAAAGGGTCCTGGTTCAGAGAAACATTATTACGAGCCTTTCAAATAGTAGATGATGCAAACGGTGATATTGCAGATGCCTGGATGCCATTGCATTATGAATTATTCTCCACACACCGTTCTACGGTGGCCGAAGCGCTGCCGGAAGTATTTGGGTGCCTGAAATTAGAACATGGCAGTTTTAAGTCAGGCTTGATTCTCGCCGGCAATTTCGGGCGGGATGCAGATACCATTGGAGCTGTAGCCGGGGCTGTTCTTGGAGCAAAATACGGGGCAAAAGGCATACCGGAGAAGTGGCTGCAAAAAACCAGATATCCATCCGGAACCTGTTTGGGCTTTACAAAAGGAATTGACATCTTTGACCGGGCAGCCAGATTGGCAGCCTTAATTAAATAA
- a CDS encoding ADP-ribosylglycohydrolase family protein encodes MIPDKYLEKVYSGFLGMNIGIRLGAPVEPTIWTYERILNTYGEITDYVKDYKNFAADDDVNGPVYFLRALYDDAKDGDLKPQDVARAWLNYAREGVGMFWWGGYGISTEHTAYLNLKHGIPAPQSGSVNQNGQLLAEQIGGQIFIDTWGLVNPCRPDKAAEFGQSAASVSHDGEGIYGARFFCACIAHAFQCQDIHEIIQVGLSQIPEHSLYTKVVNAVLDFHKENNNWRDCYNMLVRDWGYDKYGGVCHIIPNAGVCALSMVYGNGDFAKTVEIATMCGWDTDCNAGNAGTVLGVMCGIEGLPERYRKPINDGIILSGVSGYLNNLDVPTYAKEVALLGYRLAGEKAPASLLNSIKEGEVHFDFELPGSTHNMRLSDSFYCTAGHSTDIAYKGNGSLKILIDRMTRGNQCKLYYKPFYRRDEFSDERYMPVFTPTAYPGQTVSMKLYLDQWNGWETLGIAPYVRSMSDKKEHLQGYVKSVQGEWIDLTFVIPEADGDLIDEVGIVIEGYSIAKAKTLGFLYLDEFSITGKSRYTVKIAKQRNEFGTITPFSMNHGAWAKDGEALSLMRCEPSFAYAGNYFSKDVRLTVPVTPVNGESHLLQIRAQGVMRGYIAGFSEEGKAAIYKNDFGFKKLVETDFDWKQGTAYKLTLEAAGDWIALSIDDEKILEIKDDSFRYGMFGCGSIGMGRTLFGDFEIIEI; translated from the coding sequence ATGATACCTGATAAATATTTGGAAAAGGTATATTCCGGATTTTTGGGGATGAATATTGGTATTCGTTTAGGGGCTCCTGTAGAGCCAACCATATGGACTTATGAGCGTATTTTAAATACATACGGTGAAATTACGGATTATGTAAAAGACTATAAAAATTTTGCCGCAGATGATGATGTGAATGGGCCGGTTTATTTTCTCCGGGCTTTATATGATGATGCAAAAGACGGTGATTTGAAACCCCAGGATGTTGCCAGGGCATGGCTGAATTATGCCCGTGAGGGTGTTGGCATGTTCTGGTGGGGCGGCTATGGCATCAGCACGGAGCATACGGCTTACTTAAATTTAAAGCATGGCATTCCTGCACCCCAATCCGGGTCCGTGAATCAAAATGGCCAATTGCTTGCAGAACAGATCGGAGGCCAGATATTCATTGATACCTGGGGACTGGTGAATCCGTGCCGGCCGGACAAAGCAGCTGAGTTCGGGCAGAGTGCCGCCAGTGTGTCCCATGACGGAGAAGGAATATATGGCGCCCGTTTTTTCTGCGCATGCATTGCCCATGCGTTCCAATGCCAGGATATCCATGAAATTATCCAAGTCGGGCTGTCGCAGATCCCTGAACATAGCTTATATACAAAGGTTGTAAATGCAGTACTTGATTTTCACAAAGAAAATAATAATTGGCGTGATTGTTATAACATGCTGGTACGTGATTGGGGGTATGATAAATACGGCGGTGTCTGCCATATAATACCTAACGCAGGAGTATGTGCCTTATCCATGGTATATGGGAATGGAGACTTTGCAAAGACAGTTGAAATTGCCACCATGTGCGGCTGGGATACAGACTGTAATGCAGGCAATGCAGGAACCGTGCTGGGTGTTATGTGCGGGATCGAAGGACTGCCGGAAAGGTATCGCAAGCCAATCAATGATGGCATTATTTTATCCGGAGTTTCCGGCTATTTGAATAATCTGGATGTACCTACTTACGCAAAGGAAGTTGCTCTGCTGGGGTACAGACTGGCCGGGGAAAAAGCCCCTGCCTCCCTTCTTAACAGTATAAAAGAAGGAGAAGTGCATTTTGATTTTGAACTTCCGGGATCCACTCATAATATGAGGTTATCAGATTCATTTTATTGCACTGCAGGCCATTCCACTGATATAGCATACAAAGGAAACGGCTCCCTGAAAATATTAATTGATCGTATGACACGGGGAAATCAGTGTAAGCTTTACTATAAACCTTTTTACCGCCGGGATGAATTTTCTGATGAGCGTTATATGCCGGTTTTTACACCTACGGCATATCCGGGCCAGACAGTATCCATGAAGCTTTATCTGGATCAATGGAACGGCTGGGAAACACTTGGGATAGCGCCTTATGTCCGTTCCATGAGCGATAAGAAGGAGCATTTACAGGGATATGTTAAATCAGTACAGGGGGAATGGATTGACTTGACCTTTGTGATACCGGAGGCAGACGGGGATTTAATTGATGAAGTCGGTATTGTAATTGAAGGTTATTCCATTGCAAAGGCCAAAACCCTGGGATTCTTATACTTAGATGAATTTTCTATTACAGGTAAAAGCAGGTACACTGTTAAAATCGCAAAGCAGCGAAATGAATTTGGTACAATTACCCCATTTTCTATGAATCATGGAGCCTGGGCAAAAGACGGAGAAGCGCTGTCTCTGATGAGGTGTGAACCATCTTTTGCTTATGCCGGTAATTATTTTTCAAAGGATGTAAGGCTGACGGTGCCGGTTACTCCGGTCAATGGGGAAAGCCACCTGTTACAAATCCGTGCTCAAGGTGTAATGCGTGGATATATTGCCGGATTTTCAGAAGAGGGAAAAGCTGCAATTTATAAAAATGATTTTGGTTTTAAGAAACTGGTGGAAACTGATTTTGACTGGAAGCAAGGGACTGCTTATAAACTCACTCTGGAAGCAGCAGGTGATTGGATTGCCTTGTCCATAGATGATGAGAAGATATTAGAAATAAAAGATGACAGCTTCCGGTACGGCATGTTTGGCTGTGGGTCCATTGGTATGGGGAGAACCTTATTCGGTGATTTTGAAATTATAGAGATTTAG